Part of the Vitis vinifera cultivar Pinot Noir 40024 chromosome 13, ASM3070453v1 genome is shown below.
GGGCATCTAATGTTTAATTATTTCTCAAGTTCAATATGCTGGAATTGTTTTGATGCCAGAGTGCCACGGTCCTTAATACCAGGGGCTCGGAGTTCTCGTCTGAAAGATCGCCAGAAGGAAGAAAGAGAACTGTTAGTAAAGCAGGCATTTATAGAAGATatgttaaatgaaaataatctaTTATCTGTTCTTCTTGGGAAAGGATCAACCTACCGTGCAGTGTTGTGGGACCCTGAGTCACTACCGTCTTCTACTAAAGAGCCTCAGTTGTCCACTGAGATCACCACTGTTTCTACCAAACCAAGAGAAAATATTTCTGAGGTTGAGAACAAGGACGATAGCAATCAGAATGATTTGTTTGACAAGATGAGCTTGTATATTGAAAATGTAAATGATTTATATTTGGACGATGATGATTTGTTGTGTGATTTCCAAGTCGATTCGGGGACTTTGGCATGTGTGGCTTGCGGGATTCTTGGTTTTCCATTTATGTCAGTGGTACAGCCATCTGATAGAGCATCAATGGAATTTCTTCATGCAGATCATCCTCTGGTTGAAGATCGAGCTGGAGATACAGAAACTATGAAATCTTACTGTCCGTCAGCCGTTCATGGCACTTCTAAAGGTCCTGTTTCAGGTATTAAATGCACAAACTTTGTGTtgacccctttttttttctcttttatttatttattactttttttaaataagttttttctTGACTATGTTATCTCCTGTTTCTTTTTCTGCCTTGCTTTAGTTGTCACTTAGTCATTTTGTATAGCAATTTTCAACCAGATTTTCAATGACGCCACGATGGACATAATGCATCTGACATTtccatggatttttttttacaaagatGTGAGAAAAATCTTAGAGAAAGTGGAAAATGTTCCAGAGGCCATGAGAGGAGGTTCTGGctcaaattaattttgaaagttggTTGATGTTTTCACTTTAGGTTTTTTGTGGACTTAGGTGCTTTCACTTACCACTGTCCAgccaaatttcttttataaaaaattactttgttGTGTGACTGATGTTATAAAGCTGCCTCTGTAATTAGTGCCAATAAttatttactttcttttatgCATGGAGTTCATGTATGGTGTTGTGGTTGACCATAAAATTCAATTGGGAAGAACCTTTAATTaatctttctttcactttacatATTTGAATGCTGCTCCCCTCTTTCTGTGTTAGTAACTTTAACCTGATAAATGTGTACAGACTCCAATTTGCACTATAGTAGAAGTGGGAGATAGCTATTCCCAGTATTAATAGAATGGAGGGACATATTCAggacattcattttttttttctattatcgCACAGGTACACAAGTTGACAAAGATGAAACAACCAAGGAGGAAATATCTTCTGCTATCCTGATGACCGAAAACCTGAAGTGTAGGAAAGATTTGAAGTTGATAAAAGATGGAAAGGAATCCTCAATAGATGCTAACAGTTTATCATCCGAAGTAACTGAGAGCATCAAGCTGGACAAGTGCACTTCACTTCAGCATCCAACTGGGGCCTCTTCAAATACAGCCTTGGACCAATCCAAGCTTCATTCTGCAGGGGATCTTCCTCCTATTCCTGATCTTTCTCTGCCTCCTGAGAGCCTGCAAATGCCCTTAATAACCAATTTTGAGAAGGGATGGAATAAGTCTACTGAACTTTTGAGACCGCGGATTTTCTGCCTAGAGCATGCTGTTCAAATTAAGGAGTTGCTGCAGCCCAAAGGTGGAGCAAGCATGCTTATAATTTGCCATTCAGGTGACAATTTTTTACTCTCTTTATATTATTGTTCGAGAGAAGTGGAATCTTttttcaactccaaattctAATGGCTTATTTATTTGGTTATTGCTTGTTTCCCCAACACCAGCCTAGGATTTTCCTACCAAATTCCAATATCaatgtaaattataaattagagTCAATCAACACTCAGCAGTTAATTTCCACTACATGATATTTACATCTCTTGGTTTTTGCAACTAACCACTAAGAGTATCAGATGCACCGTCTCATCTACAGTAGTAGTAATAGTAGTAGAAACAACTGcgtttaatttttgttttttttcttaaattgcAAGTTTGTTTTATTGGCAGTTATTTGATTTTTGCTAATTTactgattttgatttttgtagaCTATCAAAAAATAAAGGCACATGCCACAACTGTTGCAGAGGAAATTGGTCACCCTTTTAATTATAATGAGATTCCTTTAGATACTGCCTCCCAGGAAGATCTGAATTTGATCAATCTGGCAATCGATGATGAAGAACATGTTGAATGTGGAGAAGACTGGACCTCGAAATTGGGTATCAACTTGCAGTACTGTGTTAAGATCAGAAAGAACTCCCCATCTAAGCAAGTACCACATGCGTTGGCCTTGGGTGGTTTGTTCACTGACACAACTTCCAGTTCTAATTTCTTGAGCCTCAAGTGGCAGTCCAGGAAATCTCGCTCAAAATTGAAGTCAAATCTTCCATCCCATATCAAACCATATGAGAGTAATCAAATAAAGGAGGTTGAAGTTATGGAAGGAAAGTCAGTTGGTAGCACAATTAGAAAAGAAGATAAACTTATTCAATATTCTCGAAGAATTTTCAAGTTTAAATCAGGTGGTGCTGAAGGAGCAAGTAGGGCTCGTGGACGCCCTAGAAAGAACCTGCCAAAAGACGTTTCAGCTACTAGTTGTGATATTGTCAAAAATATCAGCAGGACATCTAATAATAGTCCAAATATTGAAAAAGAGGGAGGTGAATCTGCAGGGTTGGATTTCTATGCTTCTTTTGGAAAATCTGAAATGCTTCATGAAGTCCAGGTGCTCGAGGCAACTGAGGATTTGAGCAAGAATGCTGTTCCTGCACAGGTTATAAATCCACTTGTCACTGCTACCCCAGTGGTTAAAAGTGTTGAGGCACGGATTAATAATCAAACTTTGGAGGATGAGGCATGTAATTCAGTGACCTGTGATGGTTCTGAGATGCCACTGGAGATTAATATCACTGAGGTAActggtgagaaaaacaagaTCTTGGGCGCTGAAAATGATTCAACTCTACCTATCATTTCCGTCCCAACTGTTGAAAAATCTGGAATTCAAATGGATCATCAAATTATGGAGGAAGTCAACATGACAAATGAGCCTGGTAATTTGACTCAGTATAATTCTGAAGGACAGCATGGCATCCAGGGTGATGGGGATGTGTTGATGAATGAAGTTTCTGATTGTGACAACTTTACAAGTTCCCATGGCCCAGTTGGGGAAGGTTTTGATGCGCAGATAGAGAACGTGGTTATAGAGGAATCTTGCACGAATGGTGAGATAGGTGAATGCATGATTTTGGATAAAGAAGCATCAGAGCAGGGAATCCTGATTGCAGATGGAAGTGGTGATGAGGAACACATTTTAAGCAATGATGCAATGACAAACCAGCCTCCTCCTCCCTCAACGGTAGAAAGTTCAGAAATTCCAAGAGAGATCTGTCCTGTGGAAGACTTGAGCAATGGTGCTGAGGTTTGTTCTTCACTAGACAACAGAGAATTGGAAAACATCGACTCCAAGGTTTGTTCTTCACCAGACAACAGAGAATTGGAACATATTGACTCCAAGGTCTATTCTTCACCTGACAATAGGGACTTGGAAAACATGGACTCCAATAAGGTGAACCCCAAATCAACCAAAAAagcagagagaaaaagaaagcgaGAAGGGGGGCAGAAAACAGAAGACAAATTCTACTTTGATAGCTTTATTAGGAGTCCATGTGAAGGGTTGAGGCCAAGGGCCAAGAAAGATGGTAGCACTGGGGCCGACACTAACAAACCGGTTGTGGAGAAGCCAATGGCCAAAACGAGAAAACCTGCAGATACATCAGGTCCCcacaaggataagaaagaaaacacaaagGGGTCACACAGGTGTGACCTAGAAGGGTGTCGGATGAGTTTCAAGACGAAGGCAGAGCTACTCCTTCACAAGCGCAACAGGTGCCCACATGAAGGGTGTGGGAAGAAGTTCAGTTCCCACAAGTATGCGATGCTTCATCAAAGAGTTCACGACGATGAGAGGCCACTCAAGTGCCCGTGGAAGGGTTGCAGCATGTCATTCAAGTGGGCGTGGGCGAGGACAGAGCATGTACGGGTGCACACTGGAGCGCGGCCATACCAATGCAAGGTGGAGGGGTGTGGGCTCTCATTCAGGTTTGTATCGGATTTTAGCCGGCATAGACGGAAAACAGGTCACTATGTGAACAACACACCCAAGTGAGATGGATGTTACATCCTTGTAATTGTATTATTCTCGGTTGGGCATTAATAGGTTAGGGATAGGCTGATCCCTTTGTTAGTTGGGGGGGCTGGGGCTGGGGCTGGGGCAATGGCCAATGTGGCATTCTCAAATCAACTGAATGCATCATTGTAGTTGGGTTTTGAGTGTTCAGTTCACCTtctgattatttttattttatctgcTCTACACTGTTAGAAACTTGGATTTGCCCAAATGTCTTCAACAGGCTGGATAGTGATGAAAGCAAGCCACCGCTCTCACCAAATTGGTGGGTCCTCTTAGGAATCGTTGTCTTGTAAGATCTGGATGTTCTGGATGGTTCCATGCTGTGTGGAGTCACAAATGGAAGTCACTCATTTACATTATTATCTTGTGTAAGTGGTAATCAGATGGGCCCCTTTAACAACTCagattcaaaagaaaattccaTCCCCTTTCCCCTTTCCCTTTCTTCATGTTATATTTCTTTTACCttaattttgagaataaaatccgtcttcctttttttcttataaattttattcatcTCCCATGAAGTTTTGGTTAATCCATTGAGCCTTCCTAGTTTcaacttttattaaatatcttattattttcatctatgattttcactcattttgaaatttcaaaagcaggggaaaaaaaatggcttcaacttttttttttttcttcttcatccaATTAGttccatattttaatataagggtgtaataaaatgattttaattttttattagaaaaatgcTAATTAAATGGAAAAGGTtagatatattattattacttttattgctatttaatttaatattatataaccATTCAACCCTTTGcattaaataaatagtttttatttatttattacatccCATTACAATTTATCTAATAAAGTTCcacatattcattttaaaaaaaattcacaaaatggGAATCCGACTTgctaaaattcaaatttcatatctctatttaaaaagaattaggattttgtatatttttaga
Proteins encoded:
- the LOC100256547 gene encoding lysine-specific demethylase ELF6, whose protein sequence is MGNVEIPIWLKGLPLAPEFRPTDTEFADPIAYISKIEKEASAFGICKVIPPLPKPSKRYVISNLNKSLSKCPELGSDVNASTVCSSAKMGSGDGDADGEARAVFTTRHQELGQNLKRTKGVVQPQAGVHKQVWQSGEIYTLEQFESKSKAFARNLLGMIKEVSPLVVEAMFWKAASEKPIYVEYANDVPGSGFGEPEGLFQYFHGRRRRRRRRRTFGRYCRGRADCEKHIADSVRDSHSNENKDAATKNNVSPSLPTSKSCTSLPIMSSDETSRQKNLNGSNEMEGTAGWKLSNSPWNLQVIARSPGSLTRFMPDDIPGVTSPMVYIGMLFSWFAWHVEDHELHSLNFLHTGSPKTWYAVPGDYAFAFEEVIRSQAYGGNIDRLAALTLLGEKTTLLSPEVVVASGIPCCRLIQNPGEFVVTFPRAYHVGFSHGFNCGEAANFGTPQWLKIAKEAAVRRAAMSYLPMLSHQQLLYLLTMSFVSRVPRSLIPGARSSRLKDRQKEERELLVKQAFIEDMLNENNLLSVLLGKGSTYRAVLWDPESLPSSTKEPQLSTEITTVSTKPRENISEVENKDDSNQNDLFDKMSLYIENVNDLYLDDDDLLCDFQVDSGTLACVACGILGFPFMSVVQPSDRASMEFLHADHPLVEDRAGDTETMKSYCPSAVHGTSKGPVSGTQVDKDETTKEEISSAILMTENLKCRKDLKLIKDGKESSIDANSLSSEVTESIKLDKCTSLQHPTGASSNTALDQSKLHSAGDLPPIPDLSLPPESLQMPLITNFEKGWNKSTELLRPRIFCLEHAVQIKELLQPKGGASMLIICHSDYQKIKAHATTVAEEIGHPFNYNEIPLDTASQEDLNLINLAIDDEEHVECGEDWTSKLGINLQYCVKIRKNSPSKQVPHALALGGLFTDTTSSSNFLSLKWQSRKSRSKLKSNLPSHIKPYESNQIKEVEVMEGKSVGSTIRKEDKLIQYSRRIFKFKSGGAEGASRARGRPRKNLPKDVSATSCDIVKNISRTSNNSPNIEKEGGESAGLDFYASFGKSEMLHEVQVLEATEDLSKNAVPAQVINPLVTATPVVKSVEARINNQTLEDEACNSVTCDGSEMPLEINITEVTGEKNKILGAENDSTLPIISVPTVEKSGIQMDHQIMEEVNMTNEPGNLTQYNSEGQHGIQGDGDVLMNEVSDCDNFTSSHGPVGEGFDAQIENVVIEESCTNGEIGECMILDKEASEQGILIADGSGDEEHILSNDAMTNQPPPPSTVESSEIPREICPVEDLSNGAEVCSSLDNRELENIDSKVCSSPDNRELEHIDSKVYSSPDNRDLENMDSNKVNPKSTKKAERKRKREGGQKTEDKFYFDSFIRSPCEGLRPRAKKDGSTGADTNKPVVEKPMAKTRKPADTSGPHKDKKENTKGSHRCDLEGCRMSFKTKAELLLHKRNRCPHEGCGKKFSSHKYAMLHQRVHDDERPLKCPWKGCSMSFKWAWARTEHVRVHTGARPYQCKVEGCGLSFRFVSDFSRHRRKTGHYVNNTPK